Proteins encoded together in one Yersinia mollaretii ATCC 43969 window:
- the yieE gene encoding DNA-binding transcriptional regulator YeiE, translating into MHITLRQLEVFTEVLKSGSTTQASVVLALSQSAVSAALADLEGQLGVQLFDRVGKRLVTNEHGRLLYPKAVALLDQTIEIEQLFLQDLGALRIAASSTIGNYMLPGMIAKYRRDFPGTPLELNIGNSQDVIEAVADFRGDLGLIEGPCHMPELMTQAWLQDELVVFAAPDNSLCHKMLTLDELASADWILRERGSGTREVLDHLLLAKLPHFKLVMELGNSEAIKRAVRYGMGISCLSRRVISDQLASGELIELNIPLPTLVRTLYLIHHRQKHISNALQRFLSYCQEDN; encoded by the coding sequence ATGCACATAACCTTACGTCAACTTGAAGTCTTTACTGAGGTGCTGAAAAGCGGCTCGACGACCCAAGCCTCGGTTGTGCTCGCGCTTTCACAATCGGCTGTCAGCGCTGCGTTGGCGGATTTGGAAGGGCAATTGGGGGTGCAATTGTTTGATAGGGTCGGTAAGCGTTTAGTGACCAATGAACATGGGCGTTTGCTTTACCCTAAAGCTGTGGCGTTACTTGACCAAACTATTGAAATAGAACAGCTTTTCTTGCAGGATTTGGGCGCGTTGCGCATTGCTGCCAGTAGCACTATTGGCAATTATATGTTGCCGGGCATGATAGCTAAATATCGGCGCGATTTCCCCGGTACACCGCTGGAGCTGAATATCGGCAACAGTCAGGATGTGATTGAAGCGGTGGCTGATTTTCGCGGTGATCTGGGGTTGATCGAGGGGCCGTGTCATATGCCGGAGTTGATGACACAGGCTTGGCTGCAAGATGAGCTGGTGGTCTTTGCCGCGCCGGATAATTCGTTATGCCACAAAATGCTGACACTGGATGAGCTGGCGAGTGCGGACTGGATCTTACGTGAACGTGGGTCGGGCACACGCGAAGTGCTGGATCATCTGTTGCTAGCAAAATTGCCGCACTTTAAGTTGGTTATGGAGCTGGGCAATTCGGAGGCCATCAAGCGGGCCGTCCGTTATGGCATGGGCATCAGTTGCCTGTCGCGAAGAGTGATTAGCGATCAACTTGCCAGCGGCGAATTGATCGAGCTGAATATTCCGCTACCGACACTGGTCCGTACCTTATATTTGATTCATCATCGGCAAAAACATATCTCTAACGCCTTACAGCGGTTTCTTAGCTATTGCCAAGAGGATAACTGA